The Oscillatoria salina IIICB1 nucleotide sequence CAATGATTCGCTACCGCCAGTGCTAGAATGGGGCGATTTGACTCTCGATCCGGCTAGCTGTACCGTTACTTATCAAGGAGAAACTTTACATCTAACTGCTAAAGAATACGCGCTTTTAGAGCTTTTTTTACGCAATCCGCAGCGAATTTTTAGTCAAAGTGCGTTATTAGATCGGGTTTGGGCTTGGGACACTTTTCCTTCAGAAAATGCGGTACGAACCCAGATCAAAAGTTTACGACAAAAACTGAAAAAAGCGGGAGCAGCAAAGGATTTAATCGAAACTGTCTACGGATTAGGATATCGCCTCAGAGCAACCGAAGTTCAATTGTCAAAACCGAAGCAAATTGAGCAGGAAGCGAGTGAATTTCGAGCTGCAAACAAGTCCCGACTGCAAAAGACTTGGGAACAGAATCAAGATAAATATCGCGCTCGCTTGGCGATCGTCATCAAAGCCGCGAATAAATGGCGAGAAGATAATCTTAGTGAGACTCTACGCGAAGAAGCATTGCGCGAGCTTCATACTCTCAAAGGTTCCCTAGGTTGTTTTGGTTTAGCGCAAATCTCTTCTCTGTGCGAGCAAGTTGAACAAAGTTTCCAAGCTGCAACTAATCTTACTTCGATTGAAGTGCAACAGTTACCTGAACTGGTTGGCAAATTACAACAACAACTAGAAGAGGTTAATTTTCTCTCCCATGAAAAGCCAGAATCTCAACTACCGCCGCGTTTATTAACTTTTCACAGACAAATAAAGACAACTATTCAACATACTCCTCGAATTTTGATGATCTCTGGAGATATCCCTTTAACCAACAGTTTGACTGAGGAAGCGAGAATTTGGGGAATGCAAGTATCCTCAGCAAGTAATCATACTCAAGTGCAACAGTTGCTGGGAAAAAAGCAACCGGATCTAGTTTTGCTAGACTTAAGTTTGACCGACTCAGCCGATTGGGGATTGGCTTTACTCCAAGAACTTGGAACTGCTCGACCTCCAGTTCCCACAATAGTTTTAACTGCTGAAGATAGTTTCACCACTCGCTTACAAGTCGCTCGTTTAGGTGCAAAAAGTTGTTTGCACAAACCAATTACTCCCACTCAAGTTATCGAAAATATCCATAACTACCTCCAGCAATACAGTCTTAACGTTGCGAAAATTATTATTGTCGATGACGATCGCCCGATCTTAACTTTATTGCACCAAGTTCTAGAACCGTGGGGATTTCAGCTCACTTTAGTTAACGATCCCCAGCAATTTTGGTCGATCTTGACAGAAGTTAATCCTGACTTAGTGATTCTCGATTTAGAAATGCCTGGTTTGAGCGGGATCGATTTATGTCAAGTCGTTCGCAACGATCCCCAGTGGGAGAATTTACCCATACTCTTTCTCTCAGCTTATAGCGATCGCGCAAACATCCAGCAAATATTTGCTGTAGGTGGTGATGACTACATTCCGAAGCCGATTATTGAGTCAGAATTGATTGCACGAGTCTTAAATCGCTTAAAAAGGATGCAAACTCTCCGCAAATTTGCACAAATCAATCACTG carries:
- a CDS encoding response regulator, which encodes MKILLIEDDTTLAELIKQTLLEQHYLLDEAIDGQTGWELAKSYQYDLILLDLFLPKLDGINFCQQLRQSGDRTPILLMTAYDSSTRKIAGLDAGADDYLVKPFDLEELLARIRALLRRGNDSLPPVLEWGDLTLDPASCTVTYQGETLHLTAKEYALLELFLRNPQRIFSQSALLDRVWAWDTFPSENAVRTQIKSLRQKLKKAGAAKDLIETVYGLGYRLRATEVQLSKPKQIEQEASEFRAANKSRLQKTWEQNQDKYRARLAIVIKAANKWREDNLSETLREEALRELHTLKGSLGCFGLAQISSLCEQVEQSFQAATNLTSIEVQQLPELVGKLQQQLEEVNFLSHEKPESQLPPRLLTFHRQIKTTIQHTPRILMISGDIPLTNSLTEEARIWGMQVSSASNHTQVQQLLGKKQPDLVLLDLSLTDSADWGLALLQELGTARPPVPTIVLTAEDSFTTRLQVARLGAKSCLHKPITPTQVIENIHNYLQQYSLNVAKIIIVDDDRPILTLLHQVLEPWGFQLTLVNDPQQFWSILTEVNPDLVILDLEMPGLSGIDLCQVVRNDPQWENLPILFLSAYSDRANIQQIFAVGGDDYIPKPIIESELIARVLNRLKRMQTLRKFAQINH